Proteins from one Amycolatopsis benzoatilytica AK 16/65 genomic window:
- a CDS encoding TetR/AcrR family transcriptional regulator has product MSGTSPRRAPRERQRDPERTKARILAAAKAEFGSKGYAAARVSEIARGAGVNKQLISYYFGGKEGLYAEVTSEQFSGLAAMTVTDRPMADVVADFARDGLRDPDQARLFLRENMAEEAGGETGTPPERAFLHSQLDYLRARQEAGDFPADVDPQALLLMLIAAASAPVAFRRVGSVLTGQDPASAEFVEYYAEQLSRMVRHLKD; this is encoded by the coding sequence GTGTCCGGAACCAGCCCGCGTCGAGCGCCGCGCGAACGCCAGCGCGACCCCGAGCGCACCAAGGCGCGCATCCTGGCGGCGGCCAAGGCCGAGTTCGGCAGCAAGGGCTACGCCGCCGCGCGGGTCAGCGAGATCGCACGGGGCGCGGGCGTGAACAAGCAGCTGATCTCGTACTACTTCGGCGGCAAGGAAGGCTTGTACGCCGAAGTCACCAGCGAGCAGTTCTCCGGACTGGCCGCGATGACCGTGACCGACCGGCCGATGGCGGACGTGGTGGCGGACTTCGCCAGAGACGGGCTCCGCGACCCGGACCAGGCGAGGCTTTTCCTGCGGGAGAACATGGCCGAGGAGGCCGGCGGCGAGACCGGGACTCCGCCGGAGCGCGCGTTTCTGCACAGCCAGCTCGACTACCTGCGCGCCCGGCAGGAGGCCGGCGATTTCCCCGCCGACGTGGACCCGCAGGCATTGCTGCTGATGCTGATCGCCGCGGCCAGCGCGCCGGTCGCGTTCCGGCGGGTGGGCAGCGTGCTCACCGGCCAGGACCCGGCGTCAGCGGAGTTCGTCGAGTACTACGCCGAGCAGCTGTCGCGAATGGTGCGGCACCTCAAGGACTGA